A single Filimonas effusa DNA region contains:
- a CDS encoding ASCH domain-containing protein — protein MKVLLSIKPEFADKIFDGKKKFEFRRAIFKRNDIKTVVVYASSPVQKVIGEFEIESIIKGNLVELWETTKAYAGIDEQYFYKYFADRNSGFAIKIKQAKKYKLPLSLKENFNVVPPQSFVYL, from the coding sequence ATGAAAGTTTTATTATCCATTAAGCCGGAATTTGCTGATAAGATATTTGATGGTAAGAAAAAATTTGAATTCCGCAGGGCTATTTTTAAGCGAAACGATATAAAAACAGTTGTTGTTTACGCATCTTCGCCGGTGCAGAAAGTTATTGGTGAGTTTGAAATCGAGTCAATAATAAAAGGCAATCTGGTTGAGTTATGGGAAACCACCAAAGCCTATGCAGGCATAGATGAACAGTATTTTTACAAGTATTTTGCAGATCGCAACTCAGGCTTCGCTATCAAAATTAAGCAAGCAAAAAAATATAAACTGCCTTTATCTTTGAAAGAGAATTTTAATGTTGTCCCTCCTCAGTCATTTGTTTATCTATAA